In the Pseudomonas sp. ADAK2 genome, one interval contains:
- a CDS encoding Na+/H+ antiporter subunit E, translated as MKRLFPAPWLSLALWLLWLLLNLSLSPGNLLLGAALGFCAPLMMRKLRPLPIRIRRPGVIVSLFFLVGRDVVVSNLAVAWGVLNAGRRLPRSAFIKVPLDLRDANGLAALSMICTVVPGTVWSELSLDRSILLLHVFDLDDEASFIEHFKTTYERPLMEIFE; from the coding sequence ATGAAGCGCCTGTTTCCCGCACCGTGGTTGTCCCTGGCTCTGTGGCTGTTATGGCTGCTGCTGAACCTGTCGCTGAGCCCCGGCAACCTGCTGCTGGGCGCAGCCTTAGGGTTTTGCGCACCGTTGATGATGCGCAAATTGCGGCCGCTGCCGATCCGCATTCGGCGGCCGGGGGTGATTGTCAGCTTGTTTTTCCTGGTCGGTCGCGACGTGGTGGTGTCCAACCTTGCGGTCGCCTGGGGCGTTTTGAATGCCGGTCGCCGGCTACCGCGCTCAGCGTTCATCAAGGTCCCGCTGGACTTGCGCGACGCCAATGGCCTCGCCGCGCTGTCGATGATCTGCACGGTGGTGCCCGGCACGGTGTGGTCGGAACTGTCGCTGGACCGCAGCATTTTGTTGCTGCACGTGTTCGATCTGGATGACGAAGCGTCGTTCATCGAACACTTCAAGACGACCTACGAGCGGCCCTTGATGGAGATTTTCGAATGA
- a CDS encoding K+/H+ antiporter subunit F — MSALLSNAILLSLFIFSLAMVLTLIRLFKGPSAQDRVLALDYLYIIAMLMMLTLGIRYASDTYFEAALLIALFGFVGSFALAKFLLRGEVIE, encoded by the coding sequence ATGAGCGCCTTGCTGTCGAACGCGATCCTGCTGAGCCTGTTCATTTTTTCCCTGGCGATGGTGCTGACGCTGATCCGGCTGTTCAAGGGCCCATCGGCGCAGGACCGGGTTCTGGCGCTGGATTACCTGTACATCATCGCCATGCTGATGATGCTGACCCTGGGCATTCGTTATGCCAGTGACACTTACTTTGAGGCAGCGCTGCTGATCGCCCTGTTCGGCTTCGTCGGCTCGTTTGCCCTGGCCAAATTCCTGCTGCGTGGCGAGGTGATCGAATGA
- a CDS encoding Na+/H+ antiporter subunit G, with amino-acid sequence MTGELSLWIEIPVAILLVLSSLFALIGAVGLVRMKDYFQRMHPPALASTLGAWCVALASIIYFSALKSAPVLHAWLIPILLAITVPVTTLLLARAALFRKRMAGDDVPAEVSSRHTEIEG; translated from the coding sequence ATGACTGGCGAACTGTCGTTGTGGATCGAGATTCCGGTCGCGATCCTGCTGGTGCTCAGCAGTCTGTTTGCGCTGATCGGCGCGGTGGGGCTAGTGCGGATGAAGGATTACTTCCAGCGCATGCACCCGCCGGCCCTGGCCTCGACTTTGGGCGCGTGGTGCGTGGCGTTGGCGTCGATCATCTACTTTTCAGCACTCAAGTCCGCGCCGGTGCTGCATGCCTGGCTGATACCGATTCTGTTGGCGATCACGGTGCCGGTGACCACGCTGCTGCTGGCGCGGGCGGCGTTGTTTCGCAAGCGCATGGCGGGGGATGATGTGCCGGCTGAGGTGAGTAGTCGCCACACCGAAATCGAGGGTTAA
- a CDS encoding DUF3995 domain-containing protein yields MSLMVAQWMAAIFLLISLIHVYWAAGGKLGSEAAVPRVPGEGGGESRPAFKPSGFTTLLVAVGLLLIAMLVCLRVGLYLPTVQHWSLQWAISAIAMLMFARAIGDSNLMGFFKQVKGSKFARLDTWAYSPLCVVLGAGLLAVAWI; encoded by the coding sequence ATGAGCCTAATGGTCGCGCAATGGATGGCTGCAATCTTCCTGTTGATCAGCCTGATTCACGTGTATTGGGCGGCAGGTGGAAAGCTCGGAAGCGAGGCGGCGGTGCCGCGCGTGCCTGGGGAGGGCGGTGGAGAATCAAGGCCGGCGTTCAAGCCTTCGGGCTTTACCACGTTGCTGGTCGCGGTGGGCTTGCTGCTGATTGCGATGCTGGTGTGTTTGCGGGTCGGCCTGTATCTGCCGACGGTGCAGCATTGGTCGCTGCAATGGGCGATCAGTGCCATTGCGATGCTGATGTTTGCCCGGGCGATTGGTGATTCGAACTTGATGGGGTTCTTCAAGCAGGTCAAGGGCTCGAAGTTTGCCCGGCTCGATACCTGGGCGTATTCGCCGTTGTGTGTGGTGTTGGGGGCGGGGTTGTTGGCGGTAGCCTGGATCTAA
- a CDS encoding monovalent cation/H+ antiporter subunit D, producing the protein MNAMTHLIAAPILLPLLTAAIMLMLGEKHRPLKAKINLFSSLVGLGISVMLLQWTQSTGVPGSIGVYLPGNWQVPFGIVLVVDRLSAMMLVLTGVIGVSALLFAMARWDGAGSSFHALFQIQMMGLYGAFLTADLFNLFVFFEVLLAASYGLMLHGSGRARVSSGLHYISINLLASSLFLIGAALIYGVTGTLNMADLALKIPLVPEADRGLLHAGAAILAVAFLAKAGMWPLNFWLVPAYSAASAPVAAMFAIMTKVGVYTLLRLWTLLFSGQAGASAYFGGDWLIYGGMATIVCAAVAILAAQRLERMASLSILVSAGILLSAIGFAQPNLIGAALFYLVSSTLALSALFLLAELIERSRSVNEMPLYDDGDLLPRPMESLQPPKGINLDDEQKAVVGQVIPWTMAFLGLSFIACSLLIVGMPPLSGFIGKLGLLSALLNPLGIGNSGDVPISNAAWGLLALLILSGLASLIAFSRLGIQRFWTPEERPSPLLRRFECVPIIVLLGLSIALTFKAEPLLRYTQAAADALNNPQQYVMAVLGTRAVPSPEAKAAMAEVQP; encoded by the coding sequence ATGAATGCGATGACGCACCTGATCGCCGCACCGATTCTGCTGCCGCTGCTGACCGCCGCGATCATGTTGATGCTCGGCGAGAAACACCGGCCGCTGAAAGCCAAGATCAACCTGTTCTCCAGCCTGGTCGGGCTGGGCATTTCCGTGATGCTGCTGCAATGGACACAAAGCACCGGCGTGCCTGGCTCCATCGGCGTGTACCTGCCGGGTAACTGGCAGGTGCCGTTCGGCATTGTGCTGGTGGTCGATCGTTTGTCGGCGATGATGCTGGTGCTGACCGGTGTCATCGGCGTCAGCGCCCTGCTGTTCGCCATGGCCCGCTGGGATGGTGCCGGTTCAAGCTTCCACGCGTTGTTCCAGATTCAGATGATGGGCCTTTACGGCGCCTTCCTGACCGCCGATCTGTTCAACCTGTTCGTGTTCTTCGAAGTGCTGCTGGCCGCCTCTTACGGCCTGATGTTGCACGGTTCGGGTCGGGCGCGGGTGTCGTCGGGGCTGCATTACATCTCGATCAACCTGCTGGCTTCGTCGCTGTTCCTGATTGGCGCGGCGCTGATCTATGGCGTCACCGGCACCTTGAACATGGCCGACCTGGCGCTGAAAATCCCGCTGGTGCCGGAAGCCGATCGCGGCCTGCTGCATGCCGGCGCGGCGATTCTGGCGGTGGCGTTCCTGGCGAAGGCCGGGATGTGGCCGCTGAACTTCTGGCTGGTGCCGGCCTATTCCGCCGCCAGTGCGCCGGTGGCGGCAATGTTCGCGATCATGACCAAGGTCGGCGTCTACACCTTATTGCGGTTGTGGACGCTGCTGTTCTCCGGTCAGGCCGGGGCGTCCGCGTACTTTGGCGGCGACTGGCTGATCTACGGCGGCATGGCAACCATCGTCTGCGCTGCGGTGGCGATCCTGGCGGCGCAACGCCTGGAACGCATGGCCAGCCTGAGCATTCTGGTGTCGGCGGGGATTCTGCTGTCGGCCATCGGTTTCGCCCAGCCGAACCTGATTGGTGCGGCGTTGTTCTATCTGGTCAGCTCGACCCTGGCGCTGAGCGCGCTGTTCCTGTTGGCCGAGTTGATCGAGCGCTCCCGTTCGGTCAATGAGATGCCGCTGTACGACGACGGTGACCTGCTGCCACGACCGATGGAATCCCTGCAACCGCCCAAAGGCATCAACCTCGACGACGAACAGAAAGCCGTGGTCGGCCAGGTGATTCCCTGGACCATGGCCTTCCTCGGTTTGAGTTTCATTGCCTGCTCGCTGCTGATCGTCGGCATGCCGCCGCTCTCAGGATTTATCGGCAAGCTGGGTTTGCTCAGCGCGCTGCTCAACCCGTTGGGCATTGGCAACAGCGGCGACGTGCCGATCTCGAACGCGGCCTGGGGCTTGCTGGCGTTGCTGATCCTGTCCGGGCTGGCCTCGCTGATTGCGTTCTCGCGCCTGGGTATCCAGCGTTTCTGGACCCCGGAAGAACGGCCGTCGCCGCTGCTGCGACGTTTTGAATGCGTGCCGATCATTGTCCTGCTGGGGCTGAGCATTGCCCTGACTTTCAAGGCCGAACCGCTGCTGCGTTACACCCAGGCGGCTGCGGACGCGTTGAACAACCCGCAGCAATACGTCATGGCGGTGCTCGGCACCCGCGCGGTTCCCAGCCCTGAAGCCAAGGCTGCGATGGCGGAGGTGCAACCATGA